One window of Anaerolineae bacterium genomic DNA carries:
- a CDS encoding Single-stranded-DNA-specific exonuclease RecJ codes for MNKTRFGFLDYQWEILSHLHPITSSVEKTLQDYPPILRQLLFNRGIYTSEAAEDFLNPSMDKAYDPWRMKGMAIAVERIRFAIQHKEKIAIYGDYDVDGVSGTALLFDFLKNLGCDVRPYIPNRFDEGYGVRREGLQTLRDEGVKLVITVDCGARANDEADYARTIGLDLIITDHHQPHAQIPNAISMLNPKQNGEAYPYPELSGVGITYKLIQALEQTLKPSEPFSNLYLDLVALGTIADIAPLTGENRILVANGLTQLRQTQRIGLKALIDICGLQAQDLTAYHVGYVLAPRLNAAGRLESAYAAFELLTTNSKQQALKLAQELDNQNRKRQEITLQHDVQAIEQVMASLESTPLLVAYDPGFNSGVIGLVAAHLVESLYRPAIVATEFNGLIRGSCRSIPEFHITKALDECRDLMEYHGGHAAAAGFTIRSERFGDLVARLQAIANRELAHQSLRPKLRADLEIDLIQFENHLQEYPIIQVLDRFQPTGYGNPSPSFVSFGIEPKNIKTIGKDQSHLRFDVGKGWKCIAFRQGDLAESIRRSRIDILYHIEKNAFNGNVYLQLNVRDIKLPRSLP; via the coding sequence CAATGGACAAAGCCTATGATCCATGGCGAATGAAAGGCATGGCAATCGCCGTCGAGCGCATTCGCTTTGCGATCCAGCATAAAGAAAAAATCGCTATCTACGGTGATTATGACGTTGATGGGGTTAGTGGTACAGCTCTCCTTTTCGATTTTCTAAAAAACCTTGGTTGCGATGTTCGTCCATACATCCCAAACCGATTTGATGAAGGTTACGGTGTTCGCCGAGAGGGATTACAAACGCTTCGGGATGAGGGAGTAAAACTGGTCATCACCGTAGATTGTGGGGCGCGGGCTAACGATGAAGCAGATTATGCCCGCACTATCGGTTTAGATTTAATTATTACCGATCACCATCAACCTCATGCTCAAATTCCCAATGCTATCTCGATGCTAAACCCTAAACAAAACGGAGAAGCGTATCCTTATCCAGAATTGAGCGGGGTTGGGATCACCTATAAGCTTATCCAGGCTCTGGAACAGACTCTCAAACCATCCGAACCCTTCTCAAATCTTTACTTAGATCTGGTTGCCCTGGGCACCATTGCAGACATCGCCCCCTTAACCGGCGAAAATCGAATATTGGTTGCCAACGGATTAACCCAACTTCGGCAAACCCAGCGTATCGGACTAAAAGCCCTTATTGATATCTGTGGACTTCAAGCTCAAGATCTCACCGCTTACCATGTTGGCTATGTACTGGCGCCGCGTCTAAATGCAGCGGGAAGGCTCGAATCGGCTTACGCCGCCTTTGAATTATTAACTACAAACAGTAAACAACAGGCGCTGAAACTCGCCCAAGAGCTGGATAACCAAAATCGCAAACGTCAGGAGATCACGCTCCAACACGACGTGCAAGCCATTGAACAAGTCATGGCATCTTTAGAATCAACCCCTCTTCTCGTTGCCTACGACCCCGGCTTTAACTCTGGTGTAATTGGTCTGGTCGCCGCTCACCTGGTAGAATCTCTTTATCGCCCCGCAATTGTCGCCACCGAGTTTAATGGCTTAATCCGTGGCTCCTGCCGCAGTATTCCAGAATTCCACATTACCAAAGCTCTGGACGAATGTCGAGATTTGATGGAGTACCATGGAGGTCATGCTGCAGCAGCCGGCTTTACGATCCGTTCAGAACGATTTGGAGACCTGGTCGCTCGCCTGCAGGCGATTGCGAACCGTGAACTTGCGCATCAATCCCTGAGGCCAAAATTGCGAGCCGACCTGGAGATCGACCTGATTCAATTTGAAAATCATTTACAAGAGTATCCAATCATACAAGTTCTGGACCGCTTCCAACCCACCGGTTACGGAAATCCCTCTCCATCTTTTGTTTCTTTTGGCATAGAACCGAAAAACATCAAAACGATCGGCAAAGATCAAAGCCACTTGCGTTTTGATGTGGGAAAAGGCTGGAAATGTATTGCCTTCCGACAGGGGGATCTTGCTGAAAGTATACGCCGCAGCAGAATTGATATCCTATATCACATTGAAAAAAATGCCTTTAACGGAAACGTTTATCTTCAACTCAATGTTCGAGATATCAAACTCCCACGAAGTCTCCCTTAA
- a CDS encoding Glycosyl transferase, family 2, whose amino-acid sequence MKLSIIVPVYNERNTVEEILNRVEKMQLAHEIVIVDDGSTDGTREILAKYAHQEPFRVILHERNQGKGAAIRTGLQVACGDVILIQDADLEYDPREYPNLLKPIQEGVADVVYGSRFLGAPRRPILFWNMVANKILTLVTNILYNNILTDMETGYKVFRREVIEGIRLRANRFDFEPEFTAKILKRKVRIFEVPIAFYPRDYSEGKKIRMKDAFEAMWALLKYRFVD is encoded by the coding sequence ATGAAACTATCAATTATTGTTCCGGTTTACAATGAAAGGAATACTGTTGAAGAAATCCTGAATCGGGTGGAGAAAATGCAACTTGCCCATGAGATTGTCATTGTAGATGATGGCTCTACAGATGGCACGCGCGAAATCTTAGCTAAATATGCTCATCAGGAACCTTTCCGGGTAATTTTACACGAGAGGAACCAGGGCAAAGGGGCAGCCATTCGAACGGGATTACAAGTAGCGTGCGGGGATGTCATTCTGATTCAGGATGCAGATTTGGAGTATGACCCGCGTGAATATCCGAACCTGTTGAAACCTATCCAGGAAGGGGTGGCTGATGTTGTTTATGGCTCCCGATTTCTTGGTGCCCCGCGCCGCCCGATTTTGTTTTGGAATATGGTTGCCAATAAGATCCTGACCCTGGTGACGAACATTTTATACAATAATATCCTAACCGATATGGAGACCGGTTATAAGGTATTTCGACGTGAGGTTATTGAAGGGATTCGATTGCGTGCAAATCGGTTTGATTTTGAACCTGAATTTACTGCAAAGATCTTGAAGAGGAAGGTGCGAATATTTGAGGTGCCAATCGCTTTTTATCCTCGAGACTATTCCGAGGGAAAAAAGATTCGAATGAAAGATGCCTTTGAAGCGATGTGGGCTTTGTTGAAATATCGATTTGTTGATTAA
- a CDS encoding putative ATPase with chaperone activity, associated with Flp pilus assembly — translation MTLLRSKTEVSANSPQPAPAFVPPPITNIEDTGLSALWLQDLVLKLLYFQGYLSGFKIAEEIALPFSGIVDQIMEALKREKFVEVKSSQQMGLGEGSYVYGITGLGITRAREALERSQYAGPAPVPIKIYNMAILRQSRAKSYFNARLLHQALSALVINERTYQRIGPAVNSGTSVFLYGPPGNGKTSIARSIGNMVLQDAMYIPYAVYIDGQVVKLFDNVNHQLAREEDTTAVGTGTLKSAGRRDPRWVKIRRPFIVTGGELNMESLDLVFDDTNKYYEAPFQMKANGGILLIDDFGRQQIRPRDLLNRWIVPLENRIDYLTLKTGRKVEIPFDVLVIFSTNLPPRDLVDEAFLRRLRHKIEIGDPSYDEFREIFKRIASIKGVIYSDQGLAYLLQEWYIKRGRKLRASHPRDLCDQILDISRYLGVEPVMSKELIDRAAESYFVDI, via the coding sequence ATGACACTTTTACGATCGAAAACCGAGGTCAGTGCGAATTCACCCCAACCTGCACCCGCTTTTGTTCCCCCTCCGATTACCAATATCGAGGATACTGGATTATCTGCCTTATGGCTTCAGGACCTGGTTTTAAAACTCCTTTATTTCCAGGGTTACTTAAGCGGATTTAAAATCGCCGAGGAGATTGCTCTGCCATTCAGCGGCATTGTTGACCAGATCATGGAGGCCTTAAAGAGAGAAAAATTTGTCGAGGTAAAGTCCTCTCAGCAAATGGGCTTGGGAGAAGGATCGTACGTGTATGGAATAACCGGTCTGGGAATTACCCGTGCTCGTGAGGCGCTAGAGCGTAGCCAATATGCCGGACCGGCGCCGGTGCCGATTAAGATTTACAATATGGCAATTTTACGCCAAAGCCGTGCAAAATCCTATTTCAACGCCCGTTTACTCCATCAAGCCCTTTCAGCATTGGTTATAAATGAACGCACCTATCAACGAATCGGCCCGGCGGTCAATTCGGGTACGTCAGTATTTCTCTACGGGCCACCTGGCAATGGTAAAACAAGCATCGCTCGCAGCATCGGAAATATGGTCCTGCAAGATGCCATGTATATCCCCTATGCGGTTTACATTGACGGCCAGGTGGTTAAGTTATTCGACAATGTAAATCATCAACTGGCCAGGGAAGAAGACACAACTGCGGTTGGGACCGGGACGCTCAAATCAGCCGGCCGGCGCGATCCGCGCTGGGTTAAAATTCGACGCCCCTTTATTGTCACTGGTGGCGAGTTAAATATGGAAAGCCTTGACCTCGTATTCGACGATACGAACAAGTACTATGAGGCACCGTTTCAGATGAAAGCAAATGGGGGGATATTACTCATCGATGACTTTGGACGACAGCAAATTCGCCCCCGGGATTTACTGAATCGCTGGATCGTCCCCTTAGAAAATCGGATTGACTACCTGACCTTGAAAACTGGACGGAAAGTCGAAATTCCCTTTGATGTTTTAGTGATTTTCTCCACCAACCTGCCCCCTCGCGATCTGGTTGACGAAGCTTTCTTGAGAAGATTACGGCATAAAATCGAAATCGGCGATCCCTCATACGATGAATTCCGCGAAATTTTCAAGCGCATCGCTTCGATAAAGGGAGTTATTTACAGTGATCAAGGCCTGGCTTATCTCCTACAAGAATGGTATATCAAGCGTGGTCGCAAGCTCCGCGCTTCTCACCCCCGTGATCTCTGTGATCAGATTCTGGATATCTCCCGTTATTTAGGTGTTGAGCCGGTGATGTCCAAAGAATTGATCGATCGGGCTGCCGAATCGTATTTTGTAGATATTTAA
- a CDS encoding Glycerophosphoryl diester phosphodiesterase: MKRNRLFELQPPIIFAHRGSSAYAPENTLAAFDLAIKQNVTAIELDATLTADQEVVVFHDSNTERITGYKGKINQLNLAEVKKLDAGSFFDASFQGEQIPTLEEVFDLVGDRVVINIELKNYANPFDALPRRVADLIKKWNLHENIFFSSFNPIALWKIKNLLPEVPIALLALDGKQGWLARSRFGEILAYQAIHPYYVDVSPQFLSTHHQKGHLVNVYTVNDPAAMRALFDMGVDGIFTDDPLLAQEQLKTFKQITEKGS; the protein is encoded by the coding sequence ATGAAGCGAAATAGACTTTTTGAACTCCAACCTCCGATTATCTTTGCCCATCGGGGATCGAGCGCTTATGCCCCTGAAAATACCCTGGCTGCCTTTGACCTCGCCATCAAACAAAATGTTACGGCGATTGAACTCGATGCGACACTAACCGCAGACCAGGAAGTAGTTGTCTTTCATGACTCGAATACGGAACGAATTACAGGCTACAAAGGAAAGATCAATCAATTGAATTTAGCAGAGGTTAAGAAATTAGATGCGGGTAGTTTCTTTGATGCCTCTTTCCAGGGCGAACAAATCCCCACCCTGGAAGAAGTATTCGATCTGGTTGGAGATCGCGTCGTCATCAACATCGAGCTAAAAAATTATGCAAACCCTTTTGACGCTCTTCCTCGTCGGGTTGCGGACTTAATCAAAAAATGGAATCTGCATGAAAACATTTTCTTCTCCTCTTTTAACCCGATTGCTCTCTGGAAAATTAAAAACCTCCTGCCCGAAGTGCCAATTGCTCTCCTTGCTTTAGATGGAAAACAAGGCTGGCTTGCCCGCTCCCGTTTTGGCGAAATTCTCGCTTATCAGGCAATCCATCCTTATTATGTCGATGTCTCCCCTCAATTTTTATCTACTCACCATCAGAAGGGCCATCTGGTGAACGTCTATACCGTAAATGATCCAGCAGCGATGCGTGCCTTGTTCGATATGGGTGTCGATGGTATTTTTACCGATGATCCGCTCCTCGCCCAAGAGCAGCTAAAGACATTCAAGCAGATTACTGAGAAGGGCTCATGA
- a CDS encoding Threonine dehydratase, catabolic, with product MIPKEWIENAYQRIAPYVHTTPITFDPQLEIYLKWENQQITGSFKLRGAMNKILSLDEWERQRGVVAASAGNHGAGLAFACKKAGIKATIFVPHTAPQVKVNAIREYGAEVRYIKGGYTETEQFAIQFSKETGQPYISPYNDAQIIVGQGTLAIETLQALADTNLKAWLVPVGGGGLLSGIGTTLDAFLPKDSMLPRLIGVQSEASPYMRHLYYTETQKFVVEEPSIADGLAGAVEENSITIPLIKQYADAILLVSEEEIRAAIRYAWLCYHQVIEGSAAVVLAAVLSGKVSERPALLVISGGNIDPDLHRTIVEAEK from the coding sequence ATGATTCCAAAAGAATGGATTGAGAACGCCTATCAACGGATTGCCCCTTACGTTCATACCACCCCAATAACGTTCGACCCGCAGTTAGAGATTTACCTCAAGTGGGAAAATCAGCAGATAACCGGGTCATTTAAATTGCGCGGCGCCATGAATAAAATCTTATCTTTAGACGAGTGGGAGCGTCAACGGGGGGTAGTAGCCGCCTCAGCAGGAAATCACGGTGCAGGATTAGCCTTTGCCTGTAAAAAAGCTGGCATCAAAGCAACCATCTTTGTCCCTCACACTGCCCCTCAAGTCAAAGTCAATGCCATTCGTGAGTACGGAGCAGAAGTCAGGTATATAAAGGGAGGATACACAGAAACTGAACAATTTGCCATCCAGTTTTCCAAAGAAACAGGACAACCCTATATTTCGCCTTACAATGATGCACAGATTATTGTTGGGCAGGGTACGCTCGCCATTGAAACCCTACAGGCACTGGCAGATACCAATCTGAAAGCCTGGTTGGTTCCGGTTGGCGGAGGAGGGTTACTTAGTGGAATTGGAACCACATTAGATGCTTTTTTGCCAAAGGACTCCATGCTTCCCAGATTAATTGGAGTTCAATCAGAAGCATCTCCATACATGAGGCATCTCTATTACACCGAAACGCAAAAATTTGTCGTCGAAGAACCCAGCATTGCGGATGGCTTAGCTGGTGCCGTCGAGGAAAATTCGATAACCATTCCATTAATCAAACAATACGCCGATGCCATTCTTTTGGTAAGCGAGGAAGAGATTCGCGCAGCCATCCGTTATGCCTGGCTCTGCTACCACCAGGTGATCGAAGGCTCAGCAGCAGTGGTCCTTGCCGCAGTTTTATCGGGAAAAGTCAGCGAACGTCCGGCTTTGTTGGTCATCTCTGGTGGTAATATTGACCCAGACCTGCATCGCACCATCGTGGAAGCGGAGAAATGA
- a CDS encoding 3-oxoadipate CoA-transferase subunit B: protein MTQITPDEIMVVCMARQIRDGDIVAQGIATPLVAAAYLLARHTHAPHLYFASANGQSICRDPAPLSISKIENLWLDKALTHVGFVRAAADILPTLKPKEFFRPAQVDRYGNFNNVALGKELLTRENPKIRLRLPGTGGIPDVTSFISDIYLYVPRHSKVTFVEKIDLCSGLGHSPTRKRGQGAVYLISDLGQFDFQDGTMRLISLHPGITIEQVQRHTGFSLNLAPDIRETPLPTDQELHLLRHQIDPLGIRRLELMSGAERREFLLQILEQEMK, encoded by the coding sequence ATGACTCAAATCACCCCTGACGAAATTATGGTTGTTTGTATGGCTCGCCAGATTCGGGATGGTGATATTGTTGCACAGGGTATCGCCACTCCCCTTGTAGCCGCCGCTTATCTGCTTGCAAGGCACACCCACGCTCCCCATCTATATTTTGCATCTGCAAATGGACAAAGTATCTGCCGGGATCCAGCACCTTTGAGTATTTCGAAAATTGAAAATCTATGGCTAGATAAAGCTTTGACTCATGTAGGGTTCGTGCGAGCTGCGGCAGATATTTTGCCTACCCTGAAACCGAAGGAGTTCTTCCGCCCCGCCCAGGTTGACCGATATGGTAATTTCAATAATGTCGCTCTGGGAAAAGAACTCCTTACCAGAGAAAACCCGAAAATACGCCTGCGTTTACCTGGTACGGGTGGAATCCCTGATGTCACGTCATTCATCAGCGATATCTATCTATATGTACCACGCCACTCTAAAGTGACTTTTGTTGAGAAAATTGACCTTTGTTCCGGTTTAGGGCATTCACCAACCCGTAAAAGAGGCCAGGGAGCCGTCTATCTGATCTCCGACTTAGGCCAATTTGACTTTCAAGATGGGACAATGCGTCTCATCAGCCTGCATCCAGGGATAACGATCGAGCAGGTCCAAAGACACACAGGGTTTTCGTTGAATTTAGCTCCCGACATCCGTGAAACTCCCTTGCCAACCGACCAAGAATTACATTTGCTACGCCACCAGATCGATCCTCTTGGAATCAGACGGCTGGAGTTAATGAGCGGCGCTGAACGGCGGGAATTTCTGCTTCAAATTCTGGAACAGGAAATGAAATGA
- a CDS encoding Beta N-acetyl-glucosaminidase, translated as MPLPNQVMAKGIEQAQNPAEKAKALLPRLTTAEKVGQLFLVSFKGAVITEVDPIYTLITQYKISGVVLSAANDNFGHPDTIIQQTINLNQSLQSINAFPVSSTLTTTTPIPQNEYIPLFIGISQEGGGPPYDQLFNGVTILPDAMSIGATWNSELAQQVGEVVGKELSALGFNLLFGPALDVLETPRIEGSIDLGTRSFGGDPYWVSVLGSAYIRGVHQGSQNKVAVVAKNFPGNGGADRSPEIEVATVRKSLEQLKNFDLLPFFTVTGNAQNEISRADGLLAAHIRYQGFQENIRTTTRPISLDPEAFKLLVNLTPIAEWRNAGGLMVCENLSAPAVRNFYQLNNEKFDARLVALNAFLSGNDLIHLGSIISDGESDSLTSIRRVLEFFRQKYDDDPTFAQQVDQAVLRILTLKYRLYPRFDPDAVLSSFGSGEEIGISQQVSIEVARNAATLISPKAEELSSNLPNPPRINDRLVIFTDVRMYPQCSQCPAQTLLDVDDLAEQIKRLYGSQGSGQIWPANIVSYSFDDLTLMLNKKPDAPPIESSLKSASWIIFAMLNVDKNIPSSQALQRFLTERPDLFQQKKIVVFAFGAPYYLDATDISKLSAYYGLYSASPVFVETAARLLFKEIIPQGALPVSVPGVGYDLITATSPNPNQNISLFIDLDSEAQTGTPQPTALPGFKIGDLLPIRTGIILDHNGNPVPDGTPVHFIINASGELVSLPQPVTTQNGIARAMIKLTSAGIWEIRAESYPAKQSDVIRLEIPKEEVQLITIITPTEPATPTSPPSPVPTLPVAEAPAPLPPTPHVLNFLDWLISLILAVAIGYGSYRMALFLGQIRAGVQSGFAAIIGGLSAYSYLALQLPGTQQILLRLGTLGVILVTTFGTIVGLALTWLPRLFKNRQSLFASGQRSGSNSVT; from the coding sequence ATGCCCTTACCCAATCAGGTAATGGCAAAAGGAATCGAGCAAGCTCAAAATCCTGCGGAAAAGGCAAAAGCACTGTTACCACGCCTAACGACAGCCGAAAAAGTGGGTCAACTCTTTCTCGTCTCTTTCAAAGGCGCAGTAATTACTGAGGTAGACCCAATTTATACCCTGATCACCCAATATAAAATCAGTGGCGTCGTTTTATCTGCGGCAAACGACAATTTCGGACATCCGGATACGATCATCCAACAAACCATAAACCTGAACCAATCCTTACAATCCATCAATGCATTCCCTGTCAGCAGCACGCTTACCACAACCACTCCGATCCCTCAAAATGAATATATCCCTCTGTTTATCGGAATCTCCCAGGAGGGAGGAGGGCCACCTTATGATCAACTCTTTAACGGTGTGACCATTTTACCGGATGCCATGTCGATTGGTGCAACGTGGAATAGCGAACTGGCTCAGCAGGTCGGTGAAGTGGTTGGCAAAGAGCTTTCCGCTCTGGGATTCAATCTTCTATTTGGTCCCGCTTTAGATGTCCTGGAAACTCCGCGGATAGAAGGTTCCATTGACTTAGGTACTCGCTCTTTCGGAGGTGATCCCTATTGGGTTAGCGTTTTGGGTAGTGCCTATATCCGCGGCGTCCATCAGGGTAGTCAGAACAAAGTGGCCGTGGTGGCAAAGAATTTCCCGGGCAATGGGGGAGCCGATCGCTCTCCCGAGATAGAAGTCGCTACTGTTCGGAAATCCCTCGAACAATTAAAGAACTTTGATTTATTGCCCTTTTTTACCGTTACCGGCAATGCCCAGAACGAAATCTCTAGAGCCGACGGCTTGTTAGCTGCACATATTCGTTATCAGGGCTTCCAGGAAAACATCCGCACAACGACCCGCCCGATAAGCCTGGATCCAGAAGCCTTCAAACTCCTGGTAAATCTGACCCCCATTGCAGAATGGCGCAACGCTGGCGGTTTAATGGTGTGTGAGAACCTTTCTGCCCCAGCCGTACGAAATTTCTATCAGCTCAACAACGAGAAGTTCGACGCTCGCTTAGTTGCCCTGAATGCTTTTCTTTCTGGAAATGACCTGATTCACCTTGGAAGCATTATCTCAGACGGAGAGTCTGATTCGTTGACCAGCATTCGACGGGTGCTAGAATTTTTCCGCCAGAAATATGACGATGATCCCACGTTTGCCCAGCAAGTTGATCAAGCCGTATTGCGCATTCTAACCCTGAAATACCGTCTCTATCCTCGATTTGATCCGGATGCGGTACTTTCTTCATTTGGTTCAGGCGAAGAAATCGGTATCAGCCAGCAAGTGAGTATTGAAGTCGCCCGCAATGCAGCAACGCTTATCAGTCCAAAGGCAGAAGAATTATCGAGCAACCTACCTAATCCACCCAGAATCAATGATCGCCTGGTGATCTTTACCGACGTCCGTATGTATCCACAATGCTCCCAATGCCCTGCTCAAACTCTGCTCGATGTGGATGATCTGGCAGAACAAATCAAACGATTATACGGCTCTCAAGGAAGTGGACAAATCTGGCCAGCGAATATTGTCTCTTATTCCTTTGATGATTTGACCCTGATGCTCAATAAAAAACCCGATGCACCCCCTATAGAAAGTTCGTTAAAGAGCGCCTCTTGGATTATCTTTGCCATGCTCAATGTGGATAAGAATATTCCCAGTTCACAGGCTCTCCAACGGTTTTTAACCGAGCGCCCTGACCTGTTCCAACAAAAGAAGATTGTCGTATTTGCCTTTGGGGCACCCTATTATCTCGATGCCACGGACATTTCCAAGTTAAGCGCATATTACGGCCTGTACAGCGCCTCACCGGTCTTCGTGGAGACCGCTGCTCGCCTGCTTTTCAAAGAAATCATTCCTCAAGGCGCCTTACCTGTCTCGGTCCCCGGGGTTGGCTACGATCTGATCACTGCCACATCCCCAAACCCTAATCAAAATATCTCCCTTTTCATTGATCTCGATTCAGAAGCACAAACAGGCACACCTCAACCTACGGCGTTGCCCGGTTTCAAAATCGGTGATTTACTTCCCATTCGCACCGGCATTATCCTCGACCACAACGGCAATCCTGTGCCAGATGGCACTCCCGTTCATTTCATAATCAATGCTTCTGGTGAACTGGTCAGTTTACCCCAACCGGTAACAACTCAAAATGGTATTGCCAGAGCGATGATTAAGCTGACCAGTGCCGGCATTTGGGAAATCCGCGCCGAAAGCTACCCTGCAAAGCAATCAGATGTCATTCGCCTGGAAATCCCGAAAGAGGAAGTTCAATTAATTACGATTATTACCCCCACGGAACCCGCTACGCCAACGTCTCCTCCTTCTCCCGTTCCAACTCTACCAGTCGCAGAAGCACCTGCTCCCTTGCCCCCGACTCCGCATGTTCTGAATTTTCTGGACTGGTTGATCAGCCTTATCCTGGCGGTTGCAATTGGTTATGGTAGCTACCGCATGGCGTTGTTCCTGGGGCAGATACGAGCAGGGGTTCAAAGTGGTTTCGCAGCCATAATCGGTGGACTGTCAGCTTATTCTTACCTGGCTTTACAACTTCCCGGCACTCAACAAATTCTGCTAAGGCTCGGAACACTTGGCGTCATTCTCGTCACCACCTTTGGAACAATTGTTGGACTTGCATTGACCTGGCTGCCCCGGCTGTTTAAAAATCGTCAAAGCCTCTTTGCTAGCGGGCAAAGGTCAGGATCAAACTCAGTAACGTAA
- a CDS encoding serine/threonine protein kinase has protein sequence MPTTLKAGEVLRNRYKIRRVIGQGGMGSIYLADDLRLEGRLCAVKEVVHDRTLTADLLQEAREQFFREATTLARLDHPNLPKVSDYFSIGGRDYLVMDFVPGKDLRMIMLEAQRKGTFIPERDVLNWANQLADALAYLHSQNPPILHRDIKPSNLKYTPSGILKLVDFGLVKILLSDEVTVTIVQGKGTALYTPLEQYGGDAHHTDTRSDIYAFGATLYHLLTNTPPVEAHERFLRPDSLIPPRQINPDISVRTERAILWAMSLHPEDRPPDVETFRQALLGSIDTTVSAKVRLPTPTVLDLISSPLELTLAILALGVTLLSLILTFAR, from the coding sequence ATGCCTACAACGCTAAAAGCAGGAGAAGTATTAAGAAATCGCTATAAAATTCGGCGCGTCATCGGCCAGGGTGGAATGGGAAGCATTTATTTAGCAGATGATCTACGCCTTGAAGGTCGCCTTTGCGCGGTCAAAGAAGTTGTGCATGATCGAACATTGACTGCAGATCTGCTGCAGGAAGCCCGAGAACAGTTCTTTCGCGAGGCGACCACTTTAGCGCGCCTTGATCATCCTAATCTACCAAAAGTGTCAGATTATTTTTCGATTGGTGGTCGGGATTATCTGGTAATGGATTTTGTTCCTGGTAAAGACTTGCGGATGATCATGCTGGAAGCACAAAGAAAGGGAACGTTTATTCCTGAAAGAGATGTCTTGAATTGGGCAAACCAGTTAGCTGATGCCCTGGCGTATTTACACAGTCAGAATCCTCCGATCTTACATCGCGATATCAAACCTTCGAATTTGAAATACACACCCAGCGGAATATTGAAACTGGTCGATTTTGGCTTGGTCAAAATTTTATTGAGTGATGAGGTGACCGTTACGATTGTTCAGGGGAAGGGCACGGCATTATACACTCCCCTTGAGCAATATGGAGGAGATGCTCATCATACGGACACACGCAGCGACATTTATGCTTTTGGAGCAACACTTTATCATCTATTGACCAATACGCCACCGGTTGAAGCTCATGAGCGTTTCTTAAGACCCGATTCTCTAATCCCTCCCCGGCAGATTAACCCCGATATCAGCGTGCGTACCGAACGGGCGATCTTATGGGCAATGAGTTTACACCCTGAAGATCGACCGCCGGATGTTGAAACGTTTCGACAGGCTTTGCTGGGCAGTATCGATACAACTGTTTCTGCTAAAGTTCGTCTCCCGACCCCAACTGTGCTGGATTTGATTAGCTCGCCCCTCGAGCTGACGCTGGCTATCCTGGCGCTTGGAGTTACGTTACTGAGTTTGATCCTGACCTTTGCCCGCTAG
- a CDS encoding putative two component transcriptional regulator, winged helix family has translation MKEISENVPFLVAQGGSLNGQRWAILDELLIGRDENCDIVIPERQVSRHHARIFRTSQGTLLEDLVSKNGTHVNGVLIAQPTLLQDGDIIQIALAQVFYYLSSDATLPLEEPSASTSISSLALRLDKRSRRVWIRNQEITPPLSPPQYTLLEILYENPDQVISRSDLIEAIWGEKEAILVSEQALDALIRRLRQRLAEVDPLHEYIQTIRGHGLRLNNPPY, from the coding sequence ATGAAGGAAATCTCTGAAAATGTACCATTTCTCGTCGCCCAGGGTGGCTCATTAAATGGGCAACGTTGGGCAATCCTGGATGAGTTACTCATCGGAAGGGATGAGAATTGTGACATTGTTATCCCTGAACGCCAGGTCTCCCGACATCACGCGCGCATTTTTCGCACATCTCAAGGTACCCTATTGGAAGATTTGGTGAGCAAAAACGGGACGCATGTGAACGGCGTTCTTATTGCCCAACCCACCCTCTTGCAAGATGGTGATATCATTCAAATTGCCCTTGCTCAAGTCTTTTATTATCTCAGCTCAGACGCCACTTTGCCCTTGGAAGAACCATCCGCTTCAACCTCGATCTCAAGCCTTGCGCTACGCCTGGATAAACGCTCCCGGAGAGTTTGGATACGCAATCAAGAGATCACGCCGCCTCTCTCCCCACCTCAATATACCCTTCTTGAAATCCTCTATGAGAATCCCGATCAGGTCATCTCACGTTCTGATCTGATCGAAGCAATCTGGGGTGAAAAGGAAGCTATCCTTGTCTCCGAACAGGCATTAGACGCGCTGATTCGCCGTCTCCGCCAGCGCCTCGCCGAGGTTGATCCACTCCACGAGTATATTCAAACCATCCGTGGTCACGGATTGAGATTGAACAATCCTCCCTATTAG